The following coding sequences are from one Comamonas koreensis window:
- a CDS encoding RraA family protein has product MSQLPDIIRDIERVSADVVAKASSFQAAILADVAGRRGTMHARVAPVHQNMQVAGPAFTVEVRPGDNLMIHAAIALAKPGDVLVIDGKGDQTAALMGTLMLSACKKRGLAGVIVDGAIRDKLEILELDFPVFSAGFNPAGPTKFVPGRINHPISAGGTTVNPGDLVVGDADGVVVIERAKAPALMALADKKVADEAARIDAIARGDTASKWLPAALRAAGVLQEGESL; this is encoded by the coding sequence ATGAGCCAACTTCCCGACATCATCCGTGACATCGAGCGCGTCAGCGCCGACGTCGTTGCCAAGGCCAGCAGCTTCCAGGCCGCCATTCTGGCCGACGTGGCCGGCCGCCGCGGCACCATGCATGCACGGGTGGCACCCGTCCACCAAAACATGCAGGTCGCAGGCCCGGCCTTCACGGTCGAGGTGCGCCCCGGCGACAACCTGATGATCCATGCCGCCATCGCGCTGGCCAAGCCCGGCGATGTGCTGGTGATCGATGGCAAGGGCGACCAGACGGCCGCGCTGATGGGCACCTTGATGCTCAGCGCCTGCAAGAAGCGGGGCCTGGCAGGGGTGATCGTCGACGGCGCGATCCGCGACAAGCTCGAAATCCTGGAGCTGGACTTCCCCGTGTTCAGCGCCGGCTTCAACCCCGCTGGCCCCACCAAGTTTGTGCCCGGCCGCATCAACCACCCGATCTCGGCCGGTGGCACCACGGTCAACCCGGGTGACCTGGTCGTGGGCGACGCCGATGGCGTGGTCGTGATCGAGCGCGCCAAGGCGCCTGCGTTGATGGCCCTGGCCGACAAGAAGGTGGCCGATGAAGCCGCCCGTATCGACGCCATTGCCCGTGGCGACACGGCATCGAAATGGCTGCCTGCTGCACTGCGTGCGGCCGGCGTGCTCCAGGAAGGAGAATCGCTGTGA
- a CDS encoding NAD(P)-dependent oxidoreductase — MKPAIIVTGADLAQQALNLLGGYEVIYAGKTPTEDDLVALARQYDPVAIIVRYGKVGATVMDAAPSLKVISKHGSGTDTIDKVAAKARGIEVVAAVGANAAAVAEQALALLLACAKSVVALDARMHAGHWDKATHKSLELGGRTIGLVGLGAIGLRFAKMADALGMRVIGFDPFAKNLPAYVQSVDLDTLWREADAISLHCPLTEENRGMLNASSLAQCKRGVIVVNTARGGLIDEAALLDAVRAGQVMAAGLDSFAVEPMAAGHPFQGEPRFVLSPHIGGVTSDAYVNMGVGAAENLLAVLAKAPATA; from the coding sequence GTGAAACCCGCCATCATCGTCACCGGCGCCGATCTGGCGCAGCAAGCACTGAACCTGCTTGGCGGCTACGAAGTCATCTACGCCGGCAAGACACCGACCGAAGACGACCTGGTCGCGCTGGCGAGGCAATATGACCCGGTGGCCATCATCGTGCGCTACGGCAAGGTCGGCGCAACGGTCATGGATGCGGCCCCGTCGCTCAAGGTCATCTCCAAGCACGGCAGCGGTACCGACACCATCGACAAGGTGGCCGCCAAGGCACGTGGCATCGAGGTCGTGGCCGCCGTGGGCGCCAATGCTGCGGCCGTGGCCGAGCAGGCCTTGGCGCTGCTGCTGGCCTGCGCCAAGTCCGTCGTGGCGCTCGATGCACGCATGCATGCCGGCCACTGGGACAAGGCCACGCACAAGAGCCTGGAGCTGGGCGGCCGCACCATTGGCCTGGTAGGGCTGGGCGCCATCGGCCTGCGCTTTGCCAAGATGGCCGATGCGCTGGGCATGCGCGTGATCGGCTTTGACCCCTTTGCCAAGAACCTGCCAGCCTATGTGCAGAGCGTGGACCTGGACACCCTCTGGCGCGAGGCCGATGCGATCTCGCTGCACTGCCCGCTGACGGAAGAGAACCGGGGCATGCTCAATGCCAGCAGCCTGGCGCAGTGCAAGCGTGGCGTCATCGTTGTCAACACCGCGCGCGGCGGGTTGATCGACGAGGCTGCCTTGCTGGACGCCGTGCGCGCAGGCCAGGTGATGGCTGCGGGCCTGGACAGCTTTGCGGTGGAGCCGATGGCTGCCGGCCACCCTTTCCAAGGCGAGCCGCGCTTTGTCCTCAGCCCCCACATCGGCGGCGTGAC
- a CDS encoding Bug family tripartite tricarboxylate transporter substrate binding protein has translation MTTFLATTPSLQRARRGLLAAAGAALLASLGATPALAQGDWPAGKVITWVVPYPPGGSTDVLGRNVAQRIGTALGTNVIVENKAGATGTIGAAWVAKAAPDGYTLLGTSIGPQAIAPHLMGKLPYDHIAAFEPVAILGTIPHMLVVGAKQPFKTVADLVAAGKAQPGKLAYASGGNGTILQMQGELLQQQTGARFIHIPYKGDTPALQDTLGEQVQFMFAPVAAALPHVQAGKLRALAVTSAKRLPALPDVPTMGEVGMKDFVVEQWQAVFAPAKTPQAVVQRLNQDINQALKDPAVVALADKLGISLVGGTPQQLGALQKADSAKWAQVIKDGNIKAE, from the coding sequence ATGACCACATTCCTAGCAACTACCCCCTCCCTACAGCGCGCACGCCGCGGCCTGCTTGCCGCTGCAGGCGCAGCGCTGCTGGCCAGCCTGGGCGCCACGCCCGCGTTGGCCCAAGGCGACTGGCCTGCCGGCAAGGTCATCACCTGGGTCGTGCCCTACCCGCCCGGTGGCAGCACCGATGTGCTGGGCCGCAATGTGGCGCAGCGCATTGGCACGGCGCTGGGCACCAACGTGATTGTGGAAAACAAGGCGGGCGCCACCGGCACCATCGGTGCGGCCTGGGTCGCCAAGGCCGCGCCCGATGGCTACACCTTGCTGGGCACCTCGATCGGCCCGCAGGCGATTGCGCCGCACCTGATGGGCAAGCTACCCTATGACCACATTGCGGCCTTCGAGCCCGTGGCCATCCTCGGCACCATCCCGCACATGCTGGTCGTGGGCGCCAAGCAGCCCTTCAAAACGGTGGCCGATCTGGTCGCTGCCGGCAAGGCCCAGCCCGGCAAGCTGGCCTATGCCTCGGGCGGCAACGGCACCATCTTGCAGATGCAGGGCGAGCTGCTGCAGCAGCAGACCGGCGCCCGCTTTATCCACATCCCCTACAAGGGCGACACCCCGGCCTTGCAGGACACCCTGGGCGAGCAGGTGCAGTTCATGTTCGCGCCCGTAGCCGCTGCACTGCCCCATGTGCAGGCCGGCAAGCTGCGTGCGCTGGCCGTTACCTCTGCCAAGCGCCTGCCTGCGCTACCTGATGTGCCGACGATGGGCGAAGTGGGCATGAAGGACTTTGTCGTCGAGCAATGGCAGGCCGTGTTTGCGCCGGCCAAGACGCCCCAGGCCGTTGTGCAGCGCCTGAACCAGGACATCAACCAGGCATTGAAAGACCCCGCCGTCGTGGCACTGGCCGACAAGCTGGGCATCAGCCTGGTGGGTGGCACACCCCAGCAGCTGGGCGCGCTGCAAAAGGCCGATTCGGCCAAGTGGGCCCAGGTCATCAAAGACGGAAACATCAAGGCCGAGTAA